One genomic region from Conexibacter woesei DSM 14684 encodes:
- a CDS encoding MATE family efflux transporter, protein MPRIHASDREMVRLALPALGALAAEPLYLLVDTAIVGHLGTPQLAALGIAGVILTTSFTLFNFLAYGTTAQVARLHGAGDERAAGRIAAQALWLASAIGLALLLAIVALAEPAVALFGGEEETAGFAVSYLRIAALGLPFALIALAGQGYLRGTADLRTPLRIVIAANGVNVVLDLLFVYGFGWGLDGSAIGTAIAQAGMGAAFAWHLLRAPADSRRPDRAAIGRLAHVGGHLFVRTAALTGSFALASAVIARFGTASLGAHQIAFQLWAFLALILDAVAIAAQVIVGRALGAGRAFEAHAASTRMIWWSVAFGGLLGAVMLALGSVLPQAFTDDPAVIERTRAVWWLFALMQPAAGAVFALDGILIGAGDSRFLMWSMLAAALGVWAPIALASLVFDWGIVGVWVGLVALIAARLLLTLVRFTRGRWVNASPS, encoded by the coding sequence GTGCCGCGCATCCACGCCAGCGACCGCGAGATGGTGCGGCTCGCGCTGCCGGCGCTCGGCGCGCTCGCCGCCGAGCCGCTCTACCTGCTCGTCGACACCGCGATCGTCGGTCACCTCGGCACGCCGCAGCTCGCGGCGCTCGGGATCGCGGGCGTGATCCTGACGACGAGCTTCACGCTCTTCAACTTCCTCGCGTACGGCACGACGGCGCAGGTCGCGCGGCTGCACGGCGCCGGCGACGAGCGCGCGGCGGGGCGGATCGCGGCGCAGGCGCTGTGGCTCGCAAGCGCGATCGGGCTGGCGCTGCTGCTCGCGATCGTCGCGCTCGCGGAGCCTGCCGTCGCGCTCTTCGGCGGCGAGGAGGAGACCGCCGGCTTCGCCGTCAGCTACCTGCGGATCGCCGCGCTCGGGCTGCCGTTCGCGTTGATCGCGCTCGCCGGCCAGGGCTACCTGCGTGGCACCGCCGACCTGCGCACGCCGCTGCGGATCGTGATCGCCGCCAACGGCGTCAACGTCGTGCTCGACCTGCTGTTCGTCTACGGCTTCGGCTGGGGCCTGGACGGCTCGGCGATCGGCACCGCGATCGCGCAGGCCGGGATGGGCGCCGCGTTCGCGTGGCACCTGCTGCGCGCGCCCGCCGACTCCCGCCGGCCCGACCGCGCCGCGATCGGCCGGCTCGCGCACGTCGGCGGCCACCTGTTCGTCCGCACCGCCGCACTGACCGGCTCGTTCGCGCTCGCGAGCGCGGTGATCGCGCGCTTCGGCACCGCGTCACTCGGCGCGCACCAGATCGCCTTCCAGCTGTGGGCGTTCCTGGCGCTGATCCTCGACGCCGTCGCGATCGCCGCGCAGGTGATCGTCGGCCGCGCGCTCGGCGCGGGGCGGGCATTCGAGGCGCACGCCGCCTCGACGCGGATGATCTGGTGGTCGGTCGCATTCGGTGGTCTGCTCGGGGCGGTCATGCTCGCGCTCGGCAGCGTGCTGCCGCAGGCGTTCACCGACGATCCGGCGGTGATCGAGCGGACGCGCGCGGTCTGGTGGCTGTTCGCGCTGATGCAGCCGGCGGCCGGCGCGGTCTTCGCGCTCGACGGGATCCTGATCGGCGCCGGCGACTCGCGCTTCCTGATGTGGTCGATGCTCGCCGCCGCGCTCGGCGTGTGGGCGCCGATCGCGCTCGCCTCGCTCGTCTTCGACTGGGGGATCGTCGGCGTCTGGGTCGGTCTCGTCGCGTTGATCGCCGCGCGTCTGCTGCTGACACTCGTCCGCTTCACCCGCGGCAGATGGGTGAACGCCTCACCCTCCTGA
- a CDS encoding NAD-dependent epimerase/dehydratase family protein, translating into MTGSPTPRRVFVTGARGFIGAAIADRCRAAGAEVRGVDQVADRALGVVAGDVATPGEWQRHAAGCDLVVHTAAVVSNALGQDASWRVNVLGTRQVLDAAVRGSAARFVHLSSVRAFSDLGFPAGVDERHPVRTDGAAYVDTKIASEHVVLQAHAAGELACTIVRPGDVYGPGSQPWVVKPLELIRKRTFALPALGRGRFSPVYVEDLVDGIVLAAAAPAAGGQVLTLSGAATVSTREFFAHHHRWLGVRGPLLLPTPVALAIAHSAAGVNRVRRVESEVNPISMRYFARRGGYSIAKARALLGYDPAVTLEDGMRRTEAWVRANALV; encoded by the coding sequence GTGACCGGCTCCCCCACACCCCGCCGCGTCTTCGTGACCGGAGCGCGCGGCTTCATCGGCGCCGCGATCGCCGACCGCTGCCGCGCGGCGGGCGCGGAGGTGCGCGGCGTCGACCAGGTCGCCGACCGCGCGCTCGGCGTCGTCGCCGGCGACGTCGCGACGCCGGGCGAGTGGCAGCGGCACGCGGCCGGCTGCGACCTCGTCGTGCACACGGCGGCGGTCGTCTCCAACGCGCTCGGGCAGGACGCCTCGTGGCGCGTGAACGTGCTCGGCACCCGCCAGGTGCTCGACGCCGCCGTGCGCGGCAGCGCCGCGCGCTTCGTCCACCTCTCCTCCGTGCGCGCGTTCTCCGACCTCGGCTTCCCCGCCGGCGTCGACGAGCGGCACCCCGTCCGCACCGACGGCGCCGCGTACGTCGACACGAAGATCGCCAGCGAGCACGTCGTCCTGCAGGCGCACGCGGCCGGCGAGCTGGCGTGCACGATCGTGCGGCCGGGCGACGTCTACGGGCCGGGCTCGCAGCCATGGGTCGTCAAGCCGCTGGAGCTGATCCGCAAGCGCACGTTCGCGCTGCCGGCGCTCGGCCGCGGCCGCTTCAGCCCCGTCTACGTCGAGGACCTCGTCGACGGGATCGTCCTCGCCGCGGCGGCGCCGGCGGCCGGCGGGCAGGTGCTGACGCTGTCCGGCGCCGCGACCGTCTCGACGCGCGAGTTCTTCGCCCACCACCACCGCTGGCTCGGCGTCCGCGGGCCGCTGCTGCTGCCGACGCCGGTCGCGCTGGCGATCGCCCACTCGGCGGCCGGCGTCAACCGCGTGCGCCGCGTCGAGTCGGAGGTCAACCCGATCTCGATGCGCTACTTCGCGCGGCGCGGCGGCTACTCGATCGCGAAGGCCCGCGCGCTGCTCGGCTACGACCCGGCGGTGACGCTCGAGGACGGCATGCGGCGAACCGAGGCGTGGGTGCGCGCCAACGCGCTCGTGTGA
- a CDS encoding ABC transporter permease translates to MVRFVVRRLISMVLVMFAISVLTFLIFQAIPNGDPAVRMAGRLATPEQIAQIRQSWGFDDPLWQQYLTTMEKIFSGEVISYTQQLNVLDQVKAALPATLSLSIGAGIIWLFFGVVFGLFSAIKAGRFTDRALTVLALIGVSTPVFLLGAVALYFLAFKITLFPNGGYVPLTEDPIDWLYHMILPWCVLSVLFIGVYSRVLRSNVLDTMSEDYVRTARAKGISEKRVMVRHVLRNSMIPIISLWSLDFAAVIGGGAILTESVFNLQGVGQYAAEAIQSLDVPPVLVVVMLGAFAVVILSAVTDVIFAFLDPRIRLTG, encoded by the coding sequence ATGGTCCGCTTCGTCGTGCGCCGCCTGATCTCGATGGTGCTCGTGATGTTCGCGATCTCCGTCCTGACGTTCCTGATCTTCCAGGCGATTCCCAACGGCGACCCCGCCGTACGGATGGCGGGACGCCTCGCGACGCCGGAGCAGATCGCGCAGATCCGCCAGTCGTGGGGGTTCGACGATCCGCTCTGGCAGCAGTACCTGACGACGATGGAGAAGATCTTCTCGGGCGAGGTGATCTCCTACACGCAGCAGCTCAACGTGCTCGACCAGGTCAAGGCCGCGCTGCCCGCGACGCTGTCGCTGTCGATCGGCGCCGGCATCATCTGGCTCTTCTTCGGCGTCGTCTTCGGCCTCTTCAGCGCGATCAAGGCCGGTCGCTTCACCGACCGCGCGCTGACGGTGCTCGCGCTGATCGGCGTCTCGACGCCGGTCTTCCTGCTCGGCGCCGTCGCGCTGTACTTCCTCGCGTTCAAGATCACGCTCTTCCCCAACGGCGGCTATGTGCCGTTGACGGAGGACCCGATCGACTGGCTCTACCACATGATCCTGCCGTGGTGCGTGCTGTCGGTGCTGTTCATCGGCGTCTACTCGCGCGTGCTGCGCTCCAACGTGCTCGACACGATGAGCGAGGACTACGTCCGCACCGCGCGCGCGAAGGGGATCAGCGAGAAGCGGGTGATGGTCCGGCACGTGCTGCGCAACTCGATGATCCCGATCATCTCGCTGTGGAGCCTCGACTTCGCCGCCGTGATCGGCGGCGGCGCGATCCTGACCGAGTCGGTCTTCAATCTCCAGGGCGTGGGCCAGTACGCTGCCGAAGCGATCCAGTCCCTCGACGTGCCGCCGGTGCTCGTCGTCGTCATGCTGGGCGCGTTCGCCGTGGTGATCCTGAGCGCCGTGACCGACGTCATATTCGCCTTCCTCGACCCCCGCATCCGACTGACGGGCTGA
- a CDS encoding ABC transporter ATP-binding protein, producing MTEAERLLDVDDLRVSFRTEEGVLQAVDSVSFHVDRGEVLAIVGESGSGKTVTGMSLMGLTRSPNARFEGTARLGETELIGASDNDLRKIRGKQIAMIFQDPMTALNPVQRIGDQIVEQIRAHEHVHKAQALDRAVQLMERVGVPRAAERLRSYPHEFSGGMRQRVMIAMALSCSPELLIADEPTTALDVTIQAQILRELDELRRETNAGVILVTHDLGVVAEIADRVAVMYGGRIVEQGTLDELFYDPQHPYTWGLLGSITRIDRDRPGRLPAIAGLPPSLLNAPAGCHFRPRCPHEFDKCTEKPLLEVRDPAKPGHCDRCWLGLEDKRRLRDIGDGEIGLATKEVVA from the coding sequence ATGACCGAAGCCGAACGACTGCTCGACGTCGACGACCTGCGCGTCTCCTTCCGCACTGAGGAGGGCGTTCTGCAGGCGGTCGACAGCGTCTCCTTCCACGTCGACCGCGGCGAGGTGCTCGCGATCGTCGGCGAGTCCGGGTCCGGCAAGACCGTGACCGGGATGTCGCTGATGGGGCTCACACGCTCCCCGAACGCGCGCTTCGAGGGCACCGCGAGATTGGGGGAGACCGAGCTGATCGGCGCCTCCGACAACGACCTGCGCAAGATCCGCGGCAAGCAGATCGCGATGATCTTCCAGGACCCGATGACGGCGCTGAACCCCGTCCAGCGGATCGGCGACCAGATCGTCGAGCAGATCCGCGCGCACGAGCACGTCCACAAGGCGCAGGCGCTCGACCGCGCCGTGCAGCTGATGGAGCGCGTCGGCGTGCCGCGCGCGGCCGAGCGGCTGCGCTCCTACCCGCACGAGTTCTCCGGCGGCATGCGCCAGCGCGTGATGATCGCGATGGCGCTGTCGTGCTCGCCGGAGCTGCTGATCGCCGACGAGCCGACGACCGCGCTCGACGTGACGATCCAGGCGCAGATCCTCAGAGAGCTCGACGAGCTGCGCAGGGAGACGAACGCCGGCGTGATCCTCGTGACGCACGACCTCGGCGTCGTCGCCGAGATCGCCGATCGGGTCGCCGTCATGTACGGCGGCCGGATCGTCGAGCAGGGCACGCTCGACGAGCTGTTCTACGACCCGCAGCACCCGTACACGTGGGGTCTGCTCGGCTCGATCACGCGGATCGACCGCGACCGCCCCGGGCGCCTGCCGGCGATCGCGGGGCTGCCGCCGTCGCTGCTGAACGCGCCCGCGGGCTGCCACTTCCGCCCGCGCTGCCCGCACGAGTTCGACAAGTGCACCGAGAAGCCGCTGCTGGAGGTGCGCGACCCGGCCAAGCCCGGCCACTGCGACCGCTGCTGGCTGGGGCTGGAGGACAAGCGGCGGCTGCGCGACATCGGCGACGGCGAGATCGGGCTCGCGACCAAAGAGGTCGTGGCATGA
- a CDS encoding glycoside hydrolase family protein, with the protein MRHRILLAAIASLVLLVPAVSASANSKQFTTVEAPRELLSGDPGVWLSLIDDLGADAIRIQVGWRNVAPKPDNRRAPSFNASNPNAYPDGAWARYDAAIAGARERGLKVQVTLGGPAPDWATSKRDGLTRPDPTAFGRFSTAVARRYGSRVSWWSIWNEPNLGKFLKPIANDESATVYRNLYTKAYSALRGVGVRAPVLFGELAPQGNSLRDIGTIAPLRFLRSMLCLDANYRRVRGKRCAKLPTQGFAMHPYSTKAGPFLVPPADNVTIGVLPRLVSALDKAARAGAIPSRLPIYITEFGVQSYPDKRVGVSLPAQSDYRSISERIAYGNSRVKSFSQYLLRDDGGTGYEYGAFESGLFLYKGDKPKPALHSFRLPLVVVAKKSTSTRATLWGLVRPGKQAHRGGTIAIEYADAGRGWRRLASQRFGSSGYWKRSVAMKKNRKFRVKWTAPDGGRYTGPGTLARFAP; encoded by the coding sequence GTGCGCCACCGGATCCTGCTCGCCGCCATCGCAAGTCTCGTCCTGCTCGTGCCCGCCGTGTCGGCGAGCGCGAACAGCAAGCAGTTCACGACCGTCGAAGCGCCCCGAGAGCTGCTGTCCGGCGATCCGGGCGTGTGGCTGTCGCTGATCGACGATCTCGGCGCCGACGCGATCCGGATCCAGGTCGGCTGGCGCAACGTCGCGCCCAAGCCCGACAACCGCCGCGCGCCGTCGTTCAACGCGAGCAACCCGAACGCCTACCCCGACGGCGCCTGGGCGCGCTATGACGCCGCGATCGCGGGCGCGCGCGAGCGCGGGCTCAAGGTCCAGGTGACGCTCGGCGGCCCGGCGCCCGACTGGGCGACGTCCAAGCGCGACGGCCTGACGCGTCCCGACCCGACCGCGTTCGGGCGCTTCTCGACCGCGGTCGCGCGGCGCTACGGCAGCAGAGTCTCGTGGTGGTCGATCTGGAACGAGCCGAACCTCGGCAAGTTCCTCAAGCCGATCGCGAACGACGAGAGCGCGACCGTCTACCGCAACCTCTACACGAAGGCGTACTCGGCGCTCCGCGGCGTCGGCGTGCGCGCCCCGGTCCTGTTCGGCGAGCTGGCCCCGCAGGGCAACTCGCTGCGCGACATCGGGACGATCGCTCCGCTGCGGTTCCTGCGCTCGATGCTCTGCCTCGACGCGAACTACAGAAGAGTCCGCGGCAAGCGCTGCGCGAAGCTGCCGACGCAGGGCTTCGCGATGCACCCGTACTCGACGAAGGCCGGGCCGTTCCTCGTCCCGCCCGCGGACAACGTCACGATCGGCGTGCTGCCGCGGCTCGTCTCCGCGCTCGACAAGGCGGCGCGTGCGGGCGCGATCCCGAGCCGTCTGCCGATCTACATCACCGAGTTCGGCGTCCAGAGCTACCCGGACAAGCGCGTCGGCGTCTCGCTGCCGGCGCAGTCGGACTACCGCTCGATCTCCGAGCGGATCGCATACGGGAACTCCCGCGTGAAGTCGTTCTCGCAGTACCTGCTGAGAGACGACGGCGGCACCGGCTACGAGTACGGTGCGTTCGAGTCCGGCCTCTTCCTCTACAAGGGCGACAAGCCGAAGCCGGCGCTGCACAGCTTTCGCCTGCCGCTCGTCGTCGTGGCGAAGAAGAGCACGAGCACGCGCGCGACGCTGTGGGGCCTCGTGCGCCCCGGCAAGCAGGCGCATCGCGGCGGGACGATCGCGATCGAGTACGCCGACGCGGGCCGCGGCTGGCGCAGACTCGCGTCCCAGCGGTTCGGCTCCAGCGGCTACTGGAAGCGCTCGGTCGCGATGAAGAAGAACCGCAAGTTCCGTGTCAAGTGGACGGCGCCGGACGGCGGCAGATACACCGGCCCGGGGACGCTCGCGCGCTTCGCGCCGTAG
- a CDS encoding YihY/virulence factor BrkB family protein has protein sequence MDLLRPVRAFDRLQRRKPVLGFPLAVVKKFSDDQAGHLAALIAYYGFFSIFPLLLVLVTVLGYVLAGNQEWYDRIVDSTLGQFPVIGEDIQIGALRGDTAALVIGSLGALWAGLGVTLAAQRAMDQVWDIPHRERRDFFMARLRGLLVLGVLGALNIAITVGVGLLVGGLDSVGVKASGFALTLLLDVGLFWASFRLLTHKEIPTRDLWMGIFLAAVGWAALQTLGAIYVNKVVARASATYGFFAIVIGLLSWLYLGGQILLYAAEANVVRVRRLWPRGLFDPVTSADVKAMRASARVEERKEGARVEVTFEPKNGPHDE, from the coding sequence ATGGATCTCCTGCGGCCCGTGCGTGCGTTCGACCGACTCCAGCGCCGCAAGCCGGTGCTGGGGTTCCCGCTCGCGGTCGTGAAGAAGTTCTCCGACGACCAGGCCGGTCACCTCGCGGCGCTGATCGCCTACTACGGCTTCTTCTCGATCTTCCCGCTGCTGCTCGTGCTCGTGACCGTGCTCGGCTACGTGCTCGCGGGCAACCAGGAGTGGTACGACCGCATCGTCGACTCGACGCTCGGCCAGTTCCCCGTGATCGGCGAGGACATCCAGATCGGCGCGCTCAGAGGCGACACCGCGGCGCTCGTGATCGGCTCGCTCGGCGCGCTGTGGGCCGGGCTCGGCGTGACGCTCGCGGCGCAGCGCGCGATGGACCAGGTGTGGGACATCCCGCACCGCGAGCGGCGCGACTTCTTCATGGCCCGCCTGCGCGGCCTGCTGGTCCTGGGCGTGCTCGGCGCGCTCAACATCGCGATCACGGTCGGCGTCGGCCTGCTGGTCGGCGGGCTCGACAGCGTCGGCGTGAAGGCGTCGGGCTTCGCGCTGACGCTGCTGCTCGACGTTGGGCTCTTCTGGGCCAGCTTCCGGCTGCTGACGCACAAGGAGATCCCGACGCGCGACCTGTGGATGGGCATCTTCCTGGCCGCGGTCGGATGGGCGGCGCTGCAGACGCTCGGCGCGATCTACGTCAACAAGGTCGTCGCCCGTGCGAGCGCGACGTACGGCTTCTTCGCGATCGTGATCGGTCTGCTGTCGTGGCTCTACCTCGGCGGCCAGATCCTGCTCTACGCCGCCGAGGCGAACGTCGTGCGCGTGCGCAGGCTGTGGCCGCGCGGGCTGTTCGACCCCGTCACCTCCGCCGACGTGAAGGCGATGCGCGCCTCCGCGCGCGTCGAGGAGCGCAAGGAGGGCGCGCGCGTCGAGGTCACCTTCGAGCCCAAGAACGGCCCGCACGACGAGTGA
- a CDS encoding ABC transporter substrate-binding protein, whose amino-acid sequence MRTWARIVGAMLVALALAVTVAACGGDDDGGSTSASTTSGGGGATTGGARQGGTATVLMGTAPDYLDPQLAYTTQAVEPHWISYTGLLTYRHEEGQAGTELIPGLADALPRISQDGRTYDFTLRRDLRYSDGTPVRATDFPYSVERMIKIPWGGRSFVTNYVVGAQEFDEGRARRVSGITASDATGRITIRLREAYGAFSNVLAFPALALVPSGTPIRNLSADPPPGVGAYMLTDVVPNRSFTVRRNPAFAAFRIPDIPLGNLDAINVRIVSNTNSEAQQVLNNQADIFDPGDTLPPALLPQIESQARDRFARKPVPSTFYFFLNTTKPPFDNQKAREAVNMALDRDALVRLSSGFFSPSCFFIPEGIVGHPDAECPYGDTPDIEGARRIISDEGLEGTRVVVWGQERSPRKEYVDYYTDMLNRIGFDAQQRIIADTVYFPTIGNERTDPQTGFANWLQDFPNPSDFYLLLDARSIQPTNNQNFSKVDDPHIQRELLRLNAVPATELDSVADEWRALDEYTAQRAYNAVFGSISVPKFFSDKLNFDSVFHPLYFNDWSTLSLK is encoded by the coding sequence ATGAGGACGTGGGCACGGATCGTCGGTGCGATGCTGGTCGCACTGGCGCTCGCGGTGACCGTCGCTGCGTGCGGCGGAGACGACGACGGCGGTTCGACGTCGGCATCCACCACATCGGGTGGCGGCGGCGCGACCACCGGAGGGGCAAGACAGGGGGGCACCGCGACGGTGCTCATGGGCACAGCGCCCGACTACCTCGACCCGCAGCTGGCGTACACGACCCAGGCGGTCGAGCCGCACTGGATCAGCTACACGGGTCTCCTGACCTACCGGCACGAGGAGGGCCAGGCCGGCACGGAGCTGATCCCGGGCCTCGCCGACGCGCTGCCGAGAATCAGCCAGGACGGCAGAACGTACGACTTCACGCTGCGCAGAGACCTCAGATACTCCGACGGCACGCCCGTCAGAGCGACTGACTTCCCGTACTCCGTCGAGCGCATGATCAAGATCCCGTGGGGCGGCAGATCGTTCGTCACCAACTACGTCGTCGGCGCGCAGGAGTTCGACGAAGGCAGAGCCAGAAGAGTCTCCGGCATCACTGCCAGCGACGCGACCGGCAGAATCACGATCAGACTGAGAGAGGCGTACGGCGCGTTCTCCAACGTGCTCGCGTTCCCGGCGCTGGCGCTCGTCCCGAGCGGCACGCCGATCAGAAACCTGTCGGCCGATCCGCCTCCCGGCGTCGGCGCGTACATGCTGACCGACGTCGTCCCGAACCGTTCGTTCACGGTCAGAAGAAACCCGGCGTTCGCCGCGTTCAGAATCCCCGACATCCCGCTCGGCAACCTCGACGCGATAAACGTGAGAATCGTGTCGAACACGAACTCCGAGGCGCAGCAGGTGCTCAACAACCAGGCCGACATCTTCGACCCGGGTGACACGCTGCCGCCGGCGCTGCTGCCGCAGATCGAGAGCCAGGCGAGAGATCGCTTCGCGCGCAAGCCGGTGCCGTCGACGTTCTACTTCTTCCTCAACACGACCAAGCCGCCGTTCGACAACCAGAAGGCGCGCGAAGCCGTCAACATGGCGCTCGACCGCGACGCGCTCGTGCGGCTCTCCAGCGGGTTCTTCTCGCCGAGCTGCTTCTTCATCCCCGAGGGGATCGTCGGCCACCCCGACGCGGAGTGCCCGTACGGCGACACGCCGGACATCGAGGGCGCGCGCAGAATCATCAGCGACGAGGGCCTCGAAGGCACCAGAGTCGTCGTCTGGGGCCAGGAGCGCAGCCCGCGCAAGGAGTACGTCGACTACTACACCGACATGCTCAACAGAATCGGCTTCGACGCGCAGCAGAGAATCATCGCCGACACCGTCTACTTCCCGACGATCGGCAACGAGAGAACGGATCCGCAGACGGGCTTCGCGAACTGGCTGCAGGACTTCCCGAACCCGTCGGACTTCTATCTGCTGCTCGACGCCCGTTCGATCCAGCCGACCAACAACCAGAACTTCTCGAAGGTCGACGACCCGCACATCCAGAGAGAGCTTCTGAGACTCAACGCCGTCCCCGCGACCGAGCTGGACAGCGTCGCCGACGAATGGAGAGCACTCGACGAGTACACCGCGCAGAGAGCGTACAACGCGGTGTTCGGCTCGATCAGCGTGCCGAAGTTCTTCTCCGACAAGCTGAACTTCGACTCGGTGTTCCACCCGTTGTACTTCAACGACTGGTCCACCCTCTCGCTGAAGTAG
- a CDS encoding ABC transporter ATP-binding protein → MTAAGERAPLLEVEHLQLYFPIKSGVIVDRTIGHVHAVDDVSLVLHEGETLGIVGESGCGKTTLSRSIVRLLEPTDGVIRFRGRDITRAGRRALAPVRRELQMVFQDPQASLNPRKRVGQIVSAPLTLHGVKGKNADARVRELLERVGLNPEHVNRFPHEFSGGQRQRIGVARALAVEPKLMMLDEPVSALDVSIQAQVINLLDDLQDEFGLSYVFVAHDLSVVRHVSDRIAVMYLGKIVESSPAEELYVKPIHPYTVGLLGAIPIPDPRQNRARRRLVVEGEPPNPIDPPSGCRFRTRCPRATDVCSAVEPQLTEYANGHVAACHHPLNVTAEELTSARRSPLSPRSSGEELPDIVAGGDAAAVAAEG, encoded by the coding sequence ATGACGGCGGCGGGCGAGAGAGCGCCGCTGCTGGAGGTCGAGCACCTGCAGCTCTACTTCCCGATCAAGAGCGGCGTGATCGTCGACCGCACGATCGGGCACGTGCACGCCGTCGACGACGTCTCGCTCGTGCTGCACGAGGGCGAGACGCTCGGCATCGTCGGCGAGTCCGGCTGCGGCAAGACGACGCTGTCGCGCTCGATCGTGCGGCTGCTGGAGCCGACCGACGGCGTGATCCGCTTCCGCGGCAGAGACATCACGAGAGCGGGGCGCAGAGCGCTCGCCCCGGTGCGGCGCGAGCTGCAGATGGTCTTCCAGGACCCGCAGGCGTCGCTGAACCCGCGCAAGCGCGTCGGGCAGATCGTCTCCGCGCCGCTGACGCTGCACGGCGTCAAGGGCAAGAACGCCGACGCGCGCGTGCGCGAGCTGCTGGAGCGGGTCGGGCTCAACCCCGAGCACGTCAACCGCTTCCCGCACGAGTTCTCCGGCGGCCAGCGGCAGCGGATCGGCGTCGCGCGGGCGCTCGCGGTCGAGCCGAAGCTGATGATGCTCGACGAGCCGGTCTCCGCGCTCGACGTCTCGATCCAGGCGCAGGTGATCAACCTGCTCGACGACCTGCAGGACGAGTTCGGGCTGTCGTACGTCTTCGTCGCCCATGACCTGTCGGTCGTGCGACACGTCTCGGACCGGATCGCGGTGATGTACCTCGGCAAGATCGTCGAGTCCTCGCCGGCCGAGGAGCTGTACGTCAAGCCGATCCACCCGTACACCGTCGGCCTGCTCGGCGCGATCCCGATCCCGGACCCGCGGCAGAACCGCGCCCGCCGCCGGCTCGTCGTCGAGGGCGAGCCGCCGAACCCGATCGACCCGCCGAGCGGCTGCCGCTTCCGCACGCGCTGCCCGCGCGCGACAGACGTGTGTTCGGCGGTCGAGCCGCAGCTGACCGAGTACGCGAACGGCCACGTCGCCGCGTGCCACCACCCGCTCAACGTGACCGCCGAGGAGCTGACGAGCGCGAGACGCTCGCCGCTCAGCCCGCGCAGCTCCGGCGAGGAGCTGCCCGACATCGTCGCCGGCGGCGACGCGGCGGCGGTCGCGGCGGAGGGGTAG
- a CDS encoding ABC transporter permease: protein MAIDPATPDTTGTGAIRQAGGDFPVAAGPDGEPTAGIGPYRLGFRRLRRNKVALAFGALFLVIVLLCLAAPLYADHVAQTGPNDNHVTEQVDVRGTEKDVVSPAGLPIGPTWQGRFLLGADQNGRDLAVRLLYGGRNSLQVGFVATLITMLLATIIGIVAGFFRGMVDGVLARLLDLIWAYPVVLLGIALGTSLALGGMTIGPISLSGNSLYVPAVIIGIVYIPYVAKPIRGQVLGLREKEFVDAARVQGASSLRIMAREILPNVASTLIVFLPLMVANAILLEAALSYLGAGIQPPNPSWGTMISDGIRLIPSAIHLTFVPGAMLVLCVLGINVFGDGVRDALDPRARVRITEKVRDDPMEVMVEH from the coding sequence GTGGCAATAGACCCCGCAACGCCCGACACCACCGGCACCGGCGCGATCCGTCAGGCAGGCGGCGACTTCCCAGTCGCCGCCGGGCCTGACGGAGAGCCCACTGCCGGGATCGGGCCGTACAGACTCGGATTCCGCCGGCTGCGGCGCAACAAGGTCGCGCTCGCATTCGGCGCGTTGTTCCTCGTGATCGTGCTGCTGTGCCTCGCGGCGCCGCTGTACGCGGACCACGTCGCGCAGACGGGCCCCAACGACAACCACGTGACCGAGCAGGTCGACGTGCGCGGCACCGAGAAGGACGTCGTCTCACCCGCCGGCCTGCCGATCGGGCCGACCTGGCAGGGCAGATTCCTGCTCGGCGCCGACCAGAACGGCCGCGACCTCGCGGTCCGCCTGCTCTACGGCGGACGCAATTCGCTCCAGGTCGGCTTCGTCGCGACGCTGATCACGATGCTGCTGGCGACGATCATCGGAATCGTCGCGGGCTTCTTCCGCGGCATGGTCGACGGCGTGCTCGCACGCCTGCTCGACCTGATCTGGGCGTATCCCGTCGTGCTGCTCGGCATCGCGCTCGGCACCTCGCTGGCGCTCGGCGGCATGACGATAGGACCGATCTCGCTGAGCGGGAACTCGCTCTACGTCCCGGCGGTGATCATCGGGATCGTCTACATCCCGTACGTCGCGAAGCCGATTCGCGGGCAGGTGCTCGGCCTGCGCGAGAAGGAGTTCGTCGACGCCGCGCGCGTGCAGGGCGCCAGCTCGCTGCGGATCATGGCGAGAGAGATCCTGCCGAACGTCGCATCGACGCTGATCGTCTTCCTGCCGCTGATGGTCGCCAACGCGATCCTGCTGGAGGCGGCGCTGTCGTACCTCGGCGCCGGCATCCAGCCGCCGAACCCGTCGTGGGGGACGATGATCTCCGACGGCATCCGGCTGATCCCGAGCGCGATCCACCTGACCTTCGTCCCGGGCGCGATGCTCGTGCTCTGCGTCCTGGGCATCAACGTCTTCGGGGATGGCGTGCGCGACGCGCTCGACCCGCGCGCGAGAGTCAGGATCACCGAGAAGGTCAGAGACGACCCGATGGAAGTGATGGTGGAGCACTGA